In Panicum virgatum strain AP13 chromosome 4N, P.virgatum_v5, whole genome shotgun sequence, a single window of DNA contains:
- the LOC120671377 gene encoding protein DMP2-like, which translates to MGHNAAVQAQMADVKLLVPDGGAKPPPPLVDKTLCGACDIIKLLPTGTVTIFHAMAPSFSNHGACGVASRYLTLALVGACAASCVLLSFTDSLVGRDGRLYYGVATPRGFYPFNFDGTGEERRRKFRNMPRMKVRPLDYVHALVSSVLFIVVALGNASIQSCLFPDVGPDVRGVLMNLPVRLGFLASMVFMIFPTTRKSIGYTDLMPHKQEDEGERI; encoded by the coding sequence ATGGGACACAACGCCGCCGTGCAGGCCCAAATGGCCGACGTAAAGCTCCTGGTGCCAGACGGCGGCGCCAAGCCACCACCGCCACTGGTCGACAAGACCCTGTGCGGCGCCTGCGACATCATCAAGCTCCTGCCGACCGGCACGGTCACAATCTTCCACGCCATGGCGCCGTCCTTCAGCAACCACGGCGCATGCGGGGTGGCCAGCCGGTACCTCACCCTCGCGCTCGTCggcgcctgcgccgcctcctgcgTGCTGCTCTCCTTCACCGACAGCCTGGTCGGCCGTGACGGCAGGCTCTACTACGGCGTGGCCACGCCGCGGGGCTTCTACCCGTTCAACTTCGACGGCACGGGCGAGGAGAGGAGGCGCAAGTTCCGGAACATGCCCCGGATGAAGGTCAGGCCGCTGGACTACGTGCACGCGCTCGTCTCCTCGGTCCTGTTCATCGTCGTCGCGCTTGGCAACGCCAGCATACAGAGCTGCCTGTTCCCGGACGTTGGGCCGGACGTCAGGGGGGTGCTCATGAACCTGCCGGTGAGGCTAGGGTTCCTGGCTAGCATGGTATTCATGATCTTCCCGACGACCAGGAAGAGCATCGGGTACACCGACTTGATGCCTCACAAACAGGAAGACGAGGGGGAAAGGATTTGA
- the LOC120669203 gene encoding aspartyl protease AED1-like codes for MASAMPLPLMLLCLLVTLTHGSRLVLLRSTDDSGASPSSDACPSTASGHGNGNKLPLVHRLSPCSPLGGRGARKHGKASLDEILHRDGVRLRYLSGIQAAAAAAPAPAPAPSAMPASGLSVPATQNVISSLPGVFDYTVLAGYGTPAQQLPMYFDVSGMSNLRCKPCILGSSGAAPCDRAFDPSLSSSFSALPCGSPDCRQTTCSSGSLCTFTFQNSTFVFGNGTVVTDTLTISPSAKFEDFSAGCMQLDNMYFSDGPGVGNIDLSRSRHSLATRVLLSSPPGTAAFSICLPADTDTHGFLNIAPALWEYSGLAGVKYAPLVTNERGPNFYYVDLVAIAINGKDLPLPPAMFRGNGTMIDTQSAFTYLNPPIYAALRDEFRRAMAKYQPAPAFSDLDTCYNFTGLQQIELPDITLRFGNGETMDLDDRQFMYFFREHLDEDFPFGCLAFAASPDNDFPWNLLGSQLQRTKEIVYDVRGGMVAFVPSRCGLR; via the exons ATGGCTTCAGCCATGCCTCTGCCCCTTATGCTCCTGTGCCTTCTCGTCACTCTCACCCATGGGTCAAGGCTCGTCCTTCTCCGTTCGACCGACGACTCCGGTGCCTCGCCGTCGTCGGATGCCTGCCCGTCCACAGCTTCAG GACACGGCAATGGCAACAAGCTGCCGTTGGTGCACCGGCTGAGCCCGTGCTCTCCTCTCGGCGGCCGTGGGGCCCGAAAGCATGGCAAGGCGTCGCTGGATGAGATCCTGCACCGGGACGGCGTCCGCCTGCGCTACCTCTCGGGGATCCAGGCTGCAGCGGCCGCTGCTCCTGCCCCAGCCCCTGCCCCCTCCGCTATGCCGGCGTCAGGGCTTTCCGTCCCCGCCACGCAGAACGTCATCAGCAGCCTCCCCGGAGTGTTCGACTACACGGTGCTCGCCGGCTACGGCACTCCGGCGCAGCAGCTCCCCATGTACTTCGACGTCAGCGGCATGTCCAATCTCCGGTGCAAGCCGTGCATCTTGGGGTCCTCCGGGGCCGCGCCGTGCGACCGGGCCTTCGACCCCTCCCTGTCCTCGTCGTTCAGCGCCCTGCCATGCGGGTCGCCGGACTGCAGGCAGACGACGTGCTCGTCCGGGTCATTGTGCACCTTCACGTTCCAGAACTCGACCTTCGTCTTCGGCAACGGCACCGTCGTGACGGACACGCTCACGATCTCGCCCTCGGCCAAGTTCGAGGACTTCTCCGCCGGGTGCATGCAGCTCGACAACATGTACTTCAGCGACGGTCCGGGCGTCGGGAACATCGACCTCAGCCGGAGCCGCCACTCGCTGGCGACCCGCGTGCTGCTCTCATCGCCGCCCGGTACGGCCGCGTTCTCCATCTGCCTCCCGGCGGACACGGACACGCACGGCTTCCTCAACATCGCCCCCGCACTGTGGGAATACTCCGGCCTCGCCGGCGTCAAGTACGCGCCGCTGGTGACCAACGAGAGGGGGCCGAACTTCTACTACGTCGACCTCGTCGCCATCGCCATCAACGGCAAGGACCTCCCGTTGCCGCCGGCCATGTTCAGGGGCAACGGGACGATGATTGACACGCAATCGGCCTTCACCTACCTGAACCCGCCGATCTACGCGGCGCTCCGCGACGAGTTCCGGAGGGCGATGGCCAAGTACCAGCCCGCGCCGGCGTTCAGCGACCTCGACACGTGCTACAACTTCACGGGGCTCCAGCAAATCGAGCTCCCGGACATCACGCTCAGGTTCGGGAACGGGGAGACCATGGACCTCGACGACCGACAGTTCATGTACTTCTTCCGCGAGCACCTCGACGAGGACTTCCCGTTCGGATGCCTGGCATTCGCCGCGTCCCCCGACAACGATTTCCCCTGGAACTTGCTGGGGTCTCAGCTGCAGCGGACGAAGGAGATCGTCTACGACGTGCGGGGTGGCATGGTTGCCTTCGTCCCCAGCCGCTGCGGGCTGCGTTGA